Proteins found in one Helicobacter sp. NHP19-003 genomic segment:
- a CDS encoding NifS family cysteine desulfurase — protein sequence MSNRIYLDNNATTKVDPRVLELMQPYFCEHYGNPNSLHKFGTETHPMITDALEKLYAGINAHDEDDIIITSCATESNNWVLKAIYFDAFLKKGKNHIVTTEVEHPAVRATCEFLESVGMEVTYLPINAHGTITADQVKEAITDQTALVSVMWANNETGLIFPIAQIGQICKERGVLFHSDGVQAIGKIPVDVQLTQVDLLSFSAHKFHGPKGIGGLYIRSGVELTPLFHGGEHMRGRRSGTLNVPYIIGMGEAMRLAVENLAYEKEVVGGLRDRLEDALLEIKDVFVIGDRVHRVPNTTLVSVRGIEGEAMLWDLNRANIAASTGSACASEDLKANPVMVAIGADVELAHTAIRLSLSRFNTVAEIERTIEVFKKAVKRLRNISSSYSH from the coding sequence ATGTCTAACAGGATTTACTTAGACAATAACGCCACAACCAAGGTCGATCCTCGGGTGCTGGAGCTGATGCAGCCTTATTTTTGCGAGCACTATGGCAACCCCAATTCTTTGCATAAATTCGGCACAGAAACACACCCGATGATCACAGATGCCCTAGAAAAGCTTTATGCAGGCATTAATGCCCACGATGAGGACGACATCATCATCACCTCTTGCGCCACTGAGAGCAATAATTGGGTGCTTAAAGCCATCTACTTTGACGCGTTTTTAAAGAAGGGCAAGAACCACATCGTTACGACAGAGGTTGAACACCCGGCTGTGAGGGCCACTTGTGAGTTCTTAGAAAGTGTGGGGATGGAAGTAACCTACCTGCCCATCAATGCCCATGGCACCATCACCGCCGATCAGGTGAAAGAGGCGATCACGGATCAAACCGCTTTGGTGAGTGTGATGTGGGCAAACAACGAAACGGGCTTGATTTTCCCCATCGCCCAGATTGGGCAAATCTGTAAAGAAAGAGGGGTGTTATTCCACAGCGATGGGGTGCAAGCGATCGGCAAAATCCCTGTGGATGTGCAATTAACCCAAGTGGACTTGCTCTCCTTTTCGGCGCATAAATTCCACGGACCCAAGGGCATCGGGGGGCTTTACATCCGCTCAGGTGTGGAGCTCACCCCCTTATTCCACGGGGGCGAGCACATGCGCGGGCGGCGCAGTGGGACCTTAAATGTCCCCTACATCATTGGCATGGGCGAGGCGATGCGTTTAGCGGTGGAGAATCTAGCCTATGAAAAAGAGGTCGTGGGGGGCTTAAGGGATCGCTTAGAGGATGCGCTTTTGGAGATCAAAGATGTCTTTGTGATCGGCGATCGGGTGCATAGAGTGCCCAACACGACTTTAGTGAGTGTGCGGGGCATTGAGGGTGAGGCGATGCTATGGGATTTAAACCGCGCCAACATCGCCGCTTCTACGGGGAGCGCGTGTGCAAGCGAGGATTTAAAAGCCAACCCCGTGATGGTCGCCATTGGGGCGGATGTGGAGCTCGCCCACACAGCGATTAGATTGTCATTAAGCCGCTTCAACACCGTTGCAGAGATTGAGCGCACCATTGAGGTTTTTAAAAAAGCTGTGAAGCGCCTACGCAACATCTCAAGCTCTTACAGCCACTAA
- a CDS encoding glycosyltransferase family 8 protein: MSPPHVPIAVAFDRNYLIPAAVALYSLFECLQKSKVGGKETTYTIHIFYAGLQKTDMQRLKDLAKPYADFVGLDFIDIEGFLEQFHNPFSDAFLARFSKMVLVKYMLVDFFPQYDKVIWTDVDVLFLQDPTLDFIKMDTAQSVYLHAVLINETNHALEGFWFCNLAYMRTHHWVQKVLECIQKQQRHLNEPDLITFVWPNEIAQLPLKYCVMPSYYEGRCMENIDAMDLSNLQESLEHPIILHYCDFQGVPKPWELPFSAKSGLWLATLSKTAFAHDFFLEWDNRDKQTYFIQEMTHLNYFSGKHSTANLLFRTPWCFLCDHYKAVKARLFAKGVLDLLRRVQHKIFKRG, translated from the coding sequence TTGAGCCCACCACATGTCCCCATCGCAGTGGCCTTTGATAGAAACTATTTGATCCCCGCCGCTGTGGCGCTTTATTCTCTCTTTGAATGCTTGCAAAAGAGCAAAGTAGGGGGCAAAGAAACGACTTACACCATCCATATTTTTTACGCTGGGTTACAAAAGACGGATATGCAAAGACTGAAGGACTTAGCCAAGCCCTATGCCGATTTTGTGGGGTTAGACTTTATTGACATCGAGGGCTTTTTAGAGCAGTTCCATAACCCCTTTTCAGACGCATTTTTGGCCCGTTTTTCTAAAATGGTGTTGGTTAAGTATATGTTAGTGGATTTTTTTCCCCAATACGACAAGGTCATTTGGACTGATGTGGATGTGCTGTTTTTGCAAGACCCGACTTTGGATTTTATCAAAATGGATACAGCTCAGTCTGTCTATTTGCACGCCGTGTTGATTAATGAAACTAACCACGCCTTAGAGGGGTTTTGGTTTTGTAATTTAGCCTACATGCGCACACATCACTGGGTGCAAAAAGTCTTAGAGTGCATCCAAAAGCAGCAACGGCACTTAAATGAACCCGATTTGATCACCTTTGTTTGGCCAAATGAGATTGCCCAATTACCCCTAAAATATTGTGTCATGCCCTCTTACTATGAGGGTAGATGTATGGAAAACATTGATGCTATGGATTTATCTAACTTGCAAGAGAGTTTAGAACACCCCATCATTTTACATTATTGCGATTTTCAAGGGGTACCTAAACCTTGGGAGTTGCCCTTCAGCGCAAAGTCTGGTCTGTGGCTCGCCACCTTGTCTAAAACGGCTTTTGCTCACGATTTTTTTCTGGAGTGGGACAATCGCGACAAGCAGACTTATTTCATCCAAGAGATGACACATCTCAATTACTTTTCTGGCAAGCACAGCACCGCGAATTTGTTATTTAGGACCCCTTGGTGCTTTTTATGCGACCACTACAAAGCGGTTAAAGCTAGACTCTTTGCTAAAGGTGTGTTGGATTTGTTGCGCCGGGTGCAACACAAGATCTTTAAGAGGGGCTGA
- a CDS encoding glycosyltransferase yields MPITRITPPTEVQALLEQRGFNAAFKEKFKTRKPFVLFAGNDEHQDKSGFIQDLEKLCEKLYLFTKADGSYGSFHYGYQNGTYRFYHTCEANSYANTTKILEILDAAPANAKPDLLIIQGWGWNYTPRDLLKLKHRHPDLKILNLQMDDRFDWHLHKPIGTHAILPYIDCALSTAPERIGWILKEGTPAFYMPLASSLDFYHPLEGVERIYDIGFVGGANVSIREEIIKALVQEGFNVKAHGYGFGGRLPLEETNLFFNQCELVLGVGLVGVGDLVNMKLRDFDAPMSGAAYITSYNKDLEPLFSPASVIFYKDTKDLIQKARYYLAHKEELVKIRENAFKEASQKHTYQQRLKEIFEKLGCAY; encoded by the coding sequence GTGCCCATTACGCGCATTACCCCCCCCACAGAGGTGCAAGCCTTGCTAGAGCAAAGGGGATTTAACGCCGCCTTTAAAGAAAAATTTAAAACGAGAAAACCCTTTGTGCTCTTTGCGGGCAATGACGAACACCAAGACAAGAGCGGGTTTATCCAAGATTTGGAAAAGCTGTGCGAAAAGCTGTATCTATTTACCAAAGCCGATGGGAGTTATGGATCGTTTCATTACGGCTATCAAAACGGCACCTATCGGTTTTACCACACCTGCGAAGCCAATTCTTATGCTAACACCACAAAGATTTTAGAGATTTTAGACGCTGCCCCCGCAAATGCCAAGCCCGATTTACTCATCATCCAAGGCTGGGGGTGGAACTACACGCCTAGAGATTTATTAAAGCTCAAGCACCGCCACCCGGATTTAAAAATCCTCAATTTGCAAATGGACGATCGCTTCGATTGGCATTTACATAAGCCCATTGGCACACACGCCATTTTGCCCTACATTGATTGCGCTTTAAGCACCGCTCCCGAGCGTATTGGGTGGATACTCAAAGAGGGCACGCCCGCTTTTTACATGCCCCTAGCCAGCAGTTTGGATTTTTACCACCCCCTAGAGGGGGTTGAGCGCATTTATGACATTGGCTTTGTGGGCGGTGCAAATGTGAGCATTAGAGAAGAGATTATTAAAGCCCTAGTGCAAGAGGGCTTTAATGTGAAGGCCCATGGCTATGGCTTTGGGGGGCGGCTGCCTTTGGAGGAAACGAATTTGTTTTTTAACCAATGTGAGCTGGTTTTAGGCGTGGGGCTTGTGGGCGTGGGGGATTTGGTCAACATGAAACTTAGGGATTTTGACGCGCCCATGAGCGGGGCAGCCTACATCACCAGCTACAACAAGGACTTAGAACCCTTGTTTAGCCCAGCTAGCGTGATTTTTTACAAAGACACCAAGGACCTCATCCAAAAAGCCCGCTATTATTTGGCACATAAAGAGGAATTGGTGAAAATTAGAGAAAACGCCTTTAAAGAGGCGAGTCAAAAACACACCTACCAACAACGCCTCAAAGAAATTTTTGAAAAACTAGGTTGCGCCTACTAG
- the fliI gene encoding flagellar protein export ATPase FliI, translating to MSLEILRSRLQRPRDLSPRYGVVVKILSNMVFVSGFLPSVGDVVQVQKADGSECLGMVILVEKEQFGFTPFSFVEGCRVGDRVLFVREGLSFPVGEGLLGRVLDPLGNPLDGLGFVRADAYAPVMVAPIKPLDRGIIDEPFGVGVKSIDGLLTCGKGQKLGIFAGSGVGKSTLMGMIVRGCEAPIKVIALIGERGREIPEFIHKNLQGNLDNTVLVVATSDDAPLMRKYGAFCAMSVAEYFKNQGHDVLFMMDSVTRFAMAQREIGLALGEPPTSKGYPPSSLTLLPQLMERAGKEQNKGSITAFFTVLVEGDDLSDPIADQSRSILDGHIVLSRELTDHGIYPPINILNSASRVSKEVSSHEHMLAARKFRKLYAMLKENEVLIRIGSYQRGFDDELDEAMDKKGAMDAFLAQEEEEIISSQESIQMLQEIMQAP from the coding sequence ATGTCCCTAGAGATTTTACGCTCAAGATTGCAACGCCCAAGAGATTTGTCCCCCCGCTATGGCGTGGTGGTGAAAATCCTGTCCAACATGGTCTTTGTGAGCGGATTTTTGCCCTCTGTGGGGGATGTGGTGCAGGTGCAAAAGGCGGATGGGTCGGAGTGTTTAGGGATGGTCATCCTCGTGGAAAAAGAGCAATTTGGCTTCACGCCTTTTTCTTTTGTGGAGGGGTGCAGAGTGGGCGATCGGGTGTTGTTTGTGCGTGAGGGACTAAGCTTTCCGGTGGGCGAGGGGCTTTTAGGGCGGGTGCTTGATCCTCTAGGCAACCCCCTAGATGGGTTGGGTTTCGTGCGCGCAGATGCTTACGCCCCTGTGATGGTCGCCCCCATCAAGCCCTTAGATCGGGGGATCATTGATGAGCCTTTTGGCGTGGGGGTCAAAAGCATTGATGGCTTACTCACTTGTGGCAAGGGGCAAAAGCTAGGCATTTTTGCCGGCAGTGGAGTGGGTAAAAGCACTTTAATGGGGATGATTGTGCGGGGCTGTGAAGCCCCGATTAAAGTGATCGCCCTCATTGGCGAGCGCGGACGCGAAATCCCCGAATTTATCCACAAGAATTTACAAGGCAATTTAGACAACACCGTGTTGGTGGTCGCCACGAGCGATGACGCACCCTTGATGCGTAAATACGGGGCGTTTTGCGCCATGAGCGTGGCGGAATACTTTAAAAACCAGGGGCATGATGTGCTGTTCATGATGGATTCGGTTACCCGCTTTGCGATGGCCCAGCGCGAAATCGGGCTAGCCCTAGGCGAGCCGCCCACCAGCAAGGGCTACCCCCCCTCTAGCCTAACCCTCTTGCCCCAGCTGATGGAGCGGGCGGGCAAAGAGCAGAACAAGGGGAGCATCACGGCCTTTTTCACCGTGCTTGTGGAGGGCGATGACCTGAGCGATCCCATCGCCGATCAGAGCCGTAGCATTTTAGATGGGCATATCGTGCTGAGCCGAGAACTCACCGACCACGGCATTTACCCGCCGATCAATATCCTAAACTCCGCCTCAAGGGTGAGTAAGGAAGTGAGCAGCCACGAGCACATGCTCGCTGCTAGAAAGTTCCGTAAACTTTATGCCATGTTGAAGGAAAACGAAGTGCTGATCCGCATTGGATCTTACCAAAGGGGTTTTGATGATGAATTAGACGAAGCGATGGATAAAAAAGGCGCGATGGATGCGTTTTTAGCCCAAGAGGAAGAAGAGATCATCTCTAGCCAAGAGAGCATACAAATGTTGCAAGAAATCATGCAAGCCCCGTAA